A portion of the Apteryx mantelli isolate bAptMan1 chromosome 29, bAptMan1.hap1, whole genome shotgun sequence genome contains these proteins:
- the PURB gene encoding transcriptional regulator protein Pur-beta, giving the protein MADGDSGSERGGSGSGSGGGGGGFAGPRGGGGPGAGGGPEQETQELASKRLDIQNKRFYLDVKQNAKGRFLKIAEVGAGGSKSRLTLSMAVAAEFRDYLGDFIEHYAQLGPSSPEQLAQAAGPAGEDGAGPGPRRALKSEFLVRENRKYYLDLKENQRGRFLRIRQTVNRGPGGPGGFPGGPPGLQSGQTIALPAQGLIEFRDALAKLIDDYGGEEDELGGPGGGGPGGGGLYGELPEGTSITVDSKRFFFDVGCNKYGVFLRVSEVKPSYRNAITVPYKAWAKFGGAFCRYAEEMRDIQERQRDKLYDRRAGPPGPGSGSGAGDDSDGDDVDDD; this is encoded by the coding sequence atGGCGGACGGGGACAGCGGCAGcgagcgcggcggcagcggcagcggcagcggcggcggcggcggcgggttcgcggggccccgcggcggcggcggtccgggggccggcggcggcccggagCAGGAGACGCAGGAGCTGGCCTCGAAGCGGCTCGACATCCAGAACAAGCGGTTCTACCTGGACGTCAAGCAGAACGCCAAGGGCCGCTTCCTCAAGATCGCCGAGGTGGGCGCCGGCGGCTCCAAGAGCCGCCTCACGCTCTCCATGGCCGTGGCCGCCGAGTTCCGCGACTACCTGGGCGACTTCATCGAGCACTACGCGCAGCTGGGGCCCTCCAGCCCCGAGCAGCTGGCGCAGGCCGCGGGCCCCGCCGGCGAGGACGGCGCTGGCCCTGGGCCCCGGCGGGCCCTCAAGAGCGAGTTCCTGGTGCGGGAGAACCGCAAGTACTACCTGGACCTGAAGGAGAACCAGCGCGGGCGCTTCCTCCGCATCCGCCAGACCGTCaaccgcggccccggcggccccggcggctttCCCGGCGGCCCGCCGGGTCTGCAGAGCGGCCAGACCATCGCCCTGCCCGCCCAGGGCCTGATCGAGTTCCGCGACGCCCTGGCCAAGCTCATCGACGACTACGGCGGCGAGGAGGACGAGctgggcggccccgggggcggcgggccgggcggcggggggctctaCGGCGAGCTGCCTGAGGGCACCTCCATCACCGTGGACTCCAAGCGCTTCTTCTTCGACGTGGGCTGCAACAAGTACGGCGTCTTCCTGCGGGTGAGCGAGGTGAAGCCATCCTACCGCAACGCCATCACCGTGCCCTACAAGGCCTGGGCCAAGTTCGGCGGCGCCTTCTGCCGCTACGCCGAGGAGATGCGCGACATCCAGGAGCGCCAGCGGGACAAGCTCTACgaccgccgcgccgggccgccggggccgggcagcggcagcggggccggcgacGACTCCGACGGCGACGACGTGGACGACgactga
- the LOC136994452 gene encoding LOW QUALITY PROTEIN: beta-centractin-like (The sequence of the model RefSeq protein was modified relative to this genomic sequence to represent the inferred CDS: deleted 2 bases in 2 codons), whose product MEAYDVIANQPVVIDNGSGVVKAGFAGDQIPKYCFPNYVGRPKHVRVMAGALEGDLFIGPKAEEHRGLLAIRYPMEHGVVRDWNDMERIWQYVYSKDQLQTFSEEHPVLLTEAPLNPSKNREKVAEVFFETFNVPALFISMQAVLSLYATGRTTGVVLDAGDGVTHAVPIYEGFAMPHSIMRVDVAGRDVSRYLRLLLRKEGSDFHTSAEFEVVRTIKERACYLSINPQKDEALETEKVQYTLPDGSTLDVGPARFRAPELLFQPDLIGDESEGIHEVLAFAIQKSDLDLRRTLFANIVLSGGSTLFKGFGDRLLSEVKKLAPKDIKIKISAPQERLYSTWIGGSILASLDTFKKMWVSKKEYEEDGARAIHRKTF is encoded by the exons ATGGAAGCCTACGACGTCATCGCCAACCAGCCTGTCGTCATCGACAAC GGCTCGGGGGTGGTGAAGGCTGGCTTCGCCGGCGACCAGATCCCCAAGTACTGCTTCCCCAACTA CGTGGGCCGCCCGAAGCATGTCCGCGTCATGGCCGGGGCGCTGGAGGGCGACCTCTTCATCGGGCCCAAAGCTGAG GAGCACCGGGGCCTCCTGGCCATCCGCTACCCCATGGAGCACGGCGTGGTGCGCGACTGGAACGACATGGAGCGCATCTGGCAGTACGTCTACTCCAAGGACCAGCTCCAGACCTTCTCCGAGGAG CACCCGGTGCTGCTCACCGAGGCGCCCCTCAACCCCAGCAAGAACCGGGAGAAGGTGGCCGAGGTCTTCTTCGAGACCTTC AACGTGCCGGCGCTCTTCATCTCCATGCAAGCCGTGCTCAGCCT GTACGCCACGGGCCGCACCACGGGGGTGGTGCTGGACGCGGGCGACGGGGTGACGCACGCCGTGCCCATCTACGAGGGCTTCGCCATGCCTCACTCCATCATGCGGGTGGACGTGGCCGGGCGGGACGTCTCGCGCTACCTT CGGCTACTGCTGCGTAAGGAAGGCTCCGATTTCCACACCTCGGCCGAATTCGAGGTGGTCAGGACCATCAAGGAG CGAGCCTGCTACCTCTCCATCAACCCCCAGAAGGACGAGGCGTTGGAGACGGAGAAGGTGCAGTACACCCTGCCCGACGGCAGCACGCTGGAC GTGGGGCCGGCTCGCTTCCGAGCTCCGGAACTGCTTTTCCAACCGGATCTCATCGGCGACGAGAGCGAGGGCATCCACGAGGTGCTGGCTTTCGCCATCCAGAAGTCCGACCTGGACCTGCGCCGCACGCTCTTCGCCAACATCGTCCTCTCCGGCGGCTCCACCCTCTTCAAAG gtTTTGGGGACCGGCTGCTCAGCGAGGTGAAGAAATTGGCCCCCAAAGACATCAAAATCAAG ATCTCGGCGCCGCAGGAGCGGTTGTACTCCACGTGGATCGG cGGCTCCATCCTGGCCTCGCTGGACACCTTCAAGAAGATGTGGGTGTCCAAGAAGGAGTACGAGGAGGACGGGGCGCGGGCCATCCACCGGAAGACGTTTTAG
- the LOC136994437 gene encoding LOW QUALITY PROTEIN: cytochrome c oxidase subunit 5B, mitochondrial-like (The sequence of the model RefSeq protein was modified relative to this genomic sequence to represent the inferred CDS: inserted 1 base in 1 codon), with protein sequence MASRLLRCXAACGLPPALPARAVPARHLAVPGGLASDEEQATGLERKVLQAMNKGLDPYSMFRPKRYAGTKEDPNLVPSISNKRIVGLRL encoded by the exons ATGGCGTCAAGGTTACTGCGGT GCGCGGCCTGCGGGCTGCCGCCCGCCCTGCCCGCCCGCGCCGTGCCCGCCCGCCACCTCGCCGTGCCCG GCGGCCTGGCCAGCGACGAGGAGCAGGCGACGGGGCTGGAGCGGAAGGTGCTGCAGGCCATGAACAAGGGCCTG gaccCCTACAGCATGTTCCGCCCCAAACGCTACGCGGGGACCAAGGAGGACCCCAACCTGGTGCCCTCCATCAGCAACAAGCGCATCGTGGGGCTGCGTCTGTAA
- the LOC136994453 gene encoding cytochrome c oxidase subunit 5B, mitochondrial-like encodes MASRLLRVCAALRLPPALPARAVPARHLAVPGGLASDEEQATGLERKVLQAMNKGLDPYSMFRPKRYAGTKEDPNLVPSISNKRIVGCVCEEDNSCVVWFWLHKGEAQRCPSCGAHYKLIPHELPH; translated from the exons ATGGCGTCAAGGTTACTGCGGGTGTGCGCGGCCCTGCGGCTGCCGCCCGCCCTGCCCGCCCGCGCCGTGCCCGCCCGCCACCTCGCCGTGCCCG GCGGCCTGGCCAGCGACGAGGAGCAGGCGACGGGGCTGGAGCGGAAGGTGCTGCAGGCCATGAACAAGGGCCTG gaccCCTACAGCATGTTCCGCCCCAAACGCTACGCGGGGACCAAGGAGGACCCCAACCTGGTGCCCTCCATCAGCAACAAGCGCATCGTGGGCTGCGTCT GCGAAGAGGACAACAGCTGCGTCGTCTGGTTCTGGCTGCACAAGGGCGAGGCGCAGCGGTGCCCCTCCTGCGGCGCCCACTACAAGCTGATTCCCCATGAGCTGCCGCACTGA
- the KCNIP3 gene encoding calsenilin isoform X4 translates to MGIQGMELCAVAVVILLFIAVLKQFGILEPISVEDGGDGDFELSAVRHQPEGLEQLQAQTKFTKKELQSLYRGFKTECPSGLVDEETFKLIYSQFFPQGDATTYAHFLFNAFDVDGNGAICFQDFVVGLSVLLRGTVHEKLNWAFNLYDINKDGYITKEEMLEIMKSIYDMMGRCTYPILKDNAPAEHVEMFFQKMDRNRDGVVTFEEFVETCQKVSGLGGEAFITILLLLLLARPLRVLSRWWGSSQEHPSPSPAAGRRAWNDGTREAALPSLSPLS, encoded by the exons ATGGGCATCCAGGGCATGGAGCTGTGCGCCGTGGCCGTGGTCATCCTCCTCTTCATCGCCGTCCTCAAGCAGTTCGGCATCCTGGAGCCCATCTCCGTGGAAG ACGGTGGCGACGGCGATTTCGAGCTTTCGGCCGTCCGGCACCAGCCTGAGGGGTTGGAGCAGCTGCAGGCGCAGACCAAGTTCACCAAGAAGGAGCTGCAATCCCTCTACCGAGGCTTCAAGACG GAGTGTCCCAGCGGCCTTGTAGACGAGGAGACCTTCAAGCTTATTTATTCGCAGTTCTTCCCCCAGGGAG ACGCCACCACGTACGCTCACTTCTTGTTCAACGCCTTCGACGTGGACGGCAACGGAGCCATCTGCTTTCAG GATTTTGTTGTCGGCCTCTCCGTCTTGCTGCGCGGGACAGTGCACGAGAAGCTGAACTGGGCTTTCAACCTCTACGACATTAATAAAGATGGCTACATCACGAAGGAG GAAATGCTGGAGATAATGAAGTCCATCTACGACATGATGGGACGCTGCACCTACCCCATCCTGAAGGACAACGCGCCCGCGGAGCACGTGGAGATGTTCTTCCAG AAAATGGACAGGAACCGGGATGGCGTGGTGACCTTCGAGGAGTTTGTGGAGACGTGCCAGAAGGTGAGTGGCCTGGGGGGGGAGGCCTtcatcaccatcctcctcctcctcctcttggccAGGCCCCTCCGAGTCCTGTCTCGCTGGTGGGGCAGCAGCCAGGAGCATCCGTCCCCGTCTCCCGCTGCGGGACGCCGTGCTTGGAACGACGGGACGAGGGAGGCGGCGCTTCcatccctctctcctctctcctag
- the KCNIP3 gene encoding calsenilin isoform X7: MGIQGMELCAVAVVILLFIAVLKQFGILEPISVEDGGDGDFELSAVRHQPEGLEQLQAQTKFTKKELQSLYRGFKTECPSGLVDEETFKLIYSQFFPQGDATTYAHFLFNAFDVDGNGAICFQEMLEIMKSIYDMMGRCTYPILKDNAPAEHVEMFFQKMDRNRDGVVTFEEFVETCQKVSGLGGEAFITILLLLLLARPLRVLSRWWGSSQEHPSPSPAAGRRAWNDGTREAALPSLSPLS; this comes from the exons ATGGGCATCCAGGGCATGGAGCTGTGCGCCGTGGCCGTGGTCATCCTCCTCTTCATCGCCGTCCTCAAGCAGTTCGGCATCCTGGAGCCCATCTCCGTGGAAG ACGGTGGCGACGGCGATTTCGAGCTTTCGGCCGTCCGGCACCAGCCTGAGGGGTTGGAGCAGCTGCAGGCGCAGACCAAGTTCACCAAGAAGGAGCTGCAATCCCTCTACCGAGGCTTCAAGACG GAGTGTCCCAGCGGCCTTGTAGACGAGGAGACCTTCAAGCTTATTTATTCGCAGTTCTTCCCCCAGGGAG ACGCCACCACGTACGCTCACTTCTTGTTCAACGCCTTCGACGTGGACGGCAACGGAGCCATCTGCTTTCAG GAAATGCTGGAGATAATGAAGTCCATCTACGACATGATGGGACGCTGCACCTACCCCATCCTGAAGGACAACGCGCCCGCGGAGCACGTGGAGATGTTCTTCCAG AAAATGGACAGGAACCGGGATGGCGTGGTGACCTTCGAGGAGTTTGTGGAGACGTGCCAGAAGGTGAGTGGCCTGGGGGGGGAGGCCTtcatcaccatcctcctcctcctcctcttggccAGGCCCCTCCGAGTCCTGTCTCGCTGGTGGGGCAGCAGCCAGGAGCATCCGTCCCCGTCTCCCGCTGCGGGACGCCGTGCTTGGAACGACGGGACGAGGGAGGCGGCGCTTCcatccctctctcctctctcctag
- the KCNIP3 gene encoding calsenilin isoform X3 — translation MGIQGMELCAVAVVILLFIAVLKQFGILEPISVEDGGDGDFELSAVRHQPEGLEQLQAQTKFTKKELQSLYRGFKTECPSGLVDEETFKLIYSQFFPQGGELGAPEAGAGLGKAGGRHSNPLSLCHPHKMSQNPKPGGCRRAAASAFQRLAPLSPRRRHHVRSLLVQRLRRGRQRSHLLSGNAGDNEVHLRHDGTLHLPHPEGQRARGARGDVLPGGLLLDRQIAEDDEGRGGGPGTASVEADEPGYPAWGGGCHYSEGDGDVPAERLLALQKMDRNRDGVVTFEEFVETCQKDENIMSSMQIFENTI, via the exons ATGGGCATCCAGGGCATGGAGCTGTGCGCCGTGGCCGTGGTCATCCTCCTCTTCATCGCCGTCCTCAAGCAGTTCGGCATCCTGGAGCCCATCTCCGTGGAAG ACGGTGGCGACGGCGATTTCGAGCTTTCGGCCGTCCGGCACCAGCCTGAGGGGTTGGAGCAGCTGCAGGCGCAGACCAAGTTCACCAAGAAGGAGCTGCAATCCCTCTACCGAGGCTTCAAGACG GAGTGTCCCAGCGGCCTTGTAGACGAGGAGACCTTCAAGCTTATTTATTCGCAGTTCTTCCCCCAGGGAGGTGAGTTGGGGGCCCCTGaggccggcgcggggctggggaAAGCCGGGGGGAGACACTCCAATCCTTTATCCCTTTGCCATCCGCACAAAATGTCCCAAAATCCCAAGCCGGGCGGGTGCCGGAGAGCCGCGGCCTCGGCGTTTCAGCGGCTCGCGCCTCTCTCCCCGCGCAGACGCCACCACGTACGCTCACTTCTTGTTCAACGCCTTCGACGTGGACGGCAACGGAGCCATCTGCTTTCAG GAAATGCTGGAGATAATGAAGTCCATCTACGACATGATGGGACGCTGCACCTACCCCATCCTGAAGGACAACGCGCCCGCGGAGCACGTGGAGATGTTCTTCCAGGTGGGCTGCTGCTGGACAGGCAGATCGCCGAGGATGATGAGGGAAGAGGGGGGGGCCCTGGCACGGCCTCTGTGGAAGCGGATGAGCCTGGATACCCGgcttggggagggggttgtcactACAGTGAGGGGGACGGAGATGTCCCCGCTGAGCGCTTGCTCGCCTTGCAGAAAATGGACAGGAACCGGGATGGCGTGGTGACCTTCGAGGAGTTTGTGGAGACGTGCCAGAAG gACGAGAACATCATGAGCTCCATGCAGATCTT
- the KCNIP3 gene encoding calsenilin isoform X8 has product MGIQGMELCAVAVVILLFIAVLKQFGILEPISVEDGGDGDFELSAVRHQPEGLEQLQAQTKFTKKELQSLYRGFKTECPSGLVDEETFKLIYSQFFPQGDATTYAHFLFNAFDVDGNGAICFQDFVVGLSVLLRGTVHEKLNWAFNLYDINKDGYITKEEMLEIMKSIYDMMGRCTYPILKDNAPAEHVEMFFQKMDRNRDGVVTFEEFVETCQKDENIMSSMQIFENTI; this is encoded by the exons ATGGGCATCCAGGGCATGGAGCTGTGCGCCGTGGCCGTGGTCATCCTCCTCTTCATCGCCGTCCTCAAGCAGTTCGGCATCCTGGAGCCCATCTCCGTGGAAG ACGGTGGCGACGGCGATTTCGAGCTTTCGGCCGTCCGGCACCAGCCTGAGGGGTTGGAGCAGCTGCAGGCGCAGACCAAGTTCACCAAGAAGGAGCTGCAATCCCTCTACCGAGGCTTCAAGACG GAGTGTCCCAGCGGCCTTGTAGACGAGGAGACCTTCAAGCTTATTTATTCGCAGTTCTTCCCCCAGGGAG ACGCCACCACGTACGCTCACTTCTTGTTCAACGCCTTCGACGTGGACGGCAACGGAGCCATCTGCTTTCAG GATTTTGTTGTCGGCCTCTCCGTCTTGCTGCGCGGGACAGTGCACGAGAAGCTGAACTGGGCTTTCAACCTCTACGACATTAATAAAGATGGCTACATCACGAAGGAG GAAATGCTGGAGATAATGAAGTCCATCTACGACATGATGGGACGCTGCACCTACCCCATCCTGAAGGACAACGCGCCCGCGGAGCACGTGGAGATGTTCTTCCAG AAAATGGACAGGAACCGGGATGGCGTGGTGACCTTCGAGGAGTTTGTGGAGACGTGCCAGAAG gACGAGAACATCATGAGCTCCATGCAGATCTT
- the KCNIP3 gene encoding calsenilin isoform X6, with the protein MGIQGMELCAVAVVILLFIAVLKQFGILEPISVEDGGDGDFELSAVRHQPEGLEQLQAQTKFTKKELQSLYRGFKTECPSGLVDEETFKLIYSQFFPQGDATTYAHFLFNAFDVDGNGAICFQDFVVGLSVLLRGTVHEKLNWAFNLYDINKDGYITKEEMLEIMKSIYDMMGRCTYPILKDNAPAEHVEMFFQVGCCWTGRSPRMMREEGGALARPLWKRMSLDTRLGEGVVTTVRGTEMSPLSACSPCRKWTGTGMAW; encoded by the exons ATGGGCATCCAGGGCATGGAGCTGTGCGCCGTGGCCGTGGTCATCCTCCTCTTCATCGCCGTCCTCAAGCAGTTCGGCATCCTGGAGCCCATCTCCGTGGAAG ACGGTGGCGACGGCGATTTCGAGCTTTCGGCCGTCCGGCACCAGCCTGAGGGGTTGGAGCAGCTGCAGGCGCAGACCAAGTTCACCAAGAAGGAGCTGCAATCCCTCTACCGAGGCTTCAAGACG GAGTGTCCCAGCGGCCTTGTAGACGAGGAGACCTTCAAGCTTATTTATTCGCAGTTCTTCCCCCAGGGAG ACGCCACCACGTACGCTCACTTCTTGTTCAACGCCTTCGACGTGGACGGCAACGGAGCCATCTGCTTTCAG GATTTTGTTGTCGGCCTCTCCGTCTTGCTGCGCGGGACAGTGCACGAGAAGCTGAACTGGGCTTTCAACCTCTACGACATTAATAAAGATGGCTACATCACGAAGGAG GAAATGCTGGAGATAATGAAGTCCATCTACGACATGATGGGACGCTGCACCTACCCCATCCTGAAGGACAACGCGCCCGCGGAGCACGTGGAGATGTTCTTCCAGGTGGGCTGCTGCTGGACAGGCAGATCGCCGAGGATGATGAGGGAAGAGGGGGGGGCCCTGGCACGGCCTCTGTGGAAGCGGATGAGCCTGGATACCCGgcttggggagggggttgtcactACAGTGAGGGGGACGGAGATGTCCCCGCTGAGCGCTTGCTCGCCTTGCAGAAAATGGACAGGAACCGGGATGGCGTGGTGA
- the KCNIP3 gene encoding calsenilin isoform X5 has product MGIQGMELCAVAVVILLFIAVLKQFGILEPISVEDGGDGDFELSAVRHQPEGLEQLQAQTKFTKKELQSLYRGFKTECPSGLVDEETFKLIYSQFFPQGGELGAPEAGAGLGKAGGRHSNPLSLCHPHKMSQNPKPGGCRRAAASAFQRLAPLSPRRRHHVRSLLVQRLRRGRQRSHLLSGNAGDNEVHLRHDGTLHLPHPEGQRARGARGDVLPENGQEPGWRGDLRGVCGDVPEGREHHELHADLREHHLAARPCRRLACLAA; this is encoded by the exons ATGGGCATCCAGGGCATGGAGCTGTGCGCCGTGGCCGTGGTCATCCTCCTCTTCATCGCCGTCCTCAAGCAGTTCGGCATCCTGGAGCCCATCTCCGTGGAAG ACGGTGGCGACGGCGATTTCGAGCTTTCGGCCGTCCGGCACCAGCCTGAGGGGTTGGAGCAGCTGCAGGCGCAGACCAAGTTCACCAAGAAGGAGCTGCAATCCCTCTACCGAGGCTTCAAGACG GAGTGTCCCAGCGGCCTTGTAGACGAGGAGACCTTCAAGCTTATTTATTCGCAGTTCTTCCCCCAGGGAGGTGAGTTGGGGGCCCCTGaggccggcgcggggctggggaAAGCCGGGGGGAGACACTCCAATCCTTTATCCCTTTGCCATCCGCACAAAATGTCCCAAAATCCCAAGCCGGGCGGGTGCCGGAGAGCCGCGGCCTCGGCGTTTCAGCGGCTCGCGCCTCTCTCCCCGCGCAGACGCCACCACGTACGCTCACTTCTTGTTCAACGCCTTCGACGTGGACGGCAACGGAGCCATCTGCTTTCAG GAAATGCTGGAGATAATGAAGTCCATCTACGACATGATGGGACGCTGCACCTACCCCATCCTGAAGGACAACGCGCCCGCGGAGCACGTGGAGATGTTCTTCCAG AAAATGGACAGGAACCGGGATGGCGTGGTGACCTTCGAGGAGTTTGTGGAGACGTGCCAGAAG gACGAGAACATCATGAGCTCCATGCAGATCTT
- the KCNIP3 gene encoding calsenilin isoform X2, which translates to MGIQGMELCAVAVVILLFIAVLKQFGILEPISVEDGGDGDFELSAVRHQPEGLEQLQAQTKFTKKELQSLYRGFKTECPSGLVDEETFKLIYSQFFPQGGELGAPEAGAGLGKAGGRHSNPLSLCHPHKMSQNPKPGGCRRAAASAFQRLAPLSPRRRHHVRSLLVQRLRRGRQRSHLLSGNAGDNEVHLRHDGTLHLPHPEGQRARGARGDVLPENGQEPGWRGDLRGVCGDVPEGEWPGGGGLHHHPPPPPLGQAPPSPVSLVGQQPGASVPVSRCGTPCLERRDEGGGASIPLSSLLGREHHELHADLREHHLAARPCRRLACLAA; encoded by the exons ATGGGCATCCAGGGCATGGAGCTGTGCGCCGTGGCCGTGGTCATCCTCCTCTTCATCGCCGTCCTCAAGCAGTTCGGCATCCTGGAGCCCATCTCCGTGGAAG ACGGTGGCGACGGCGATTTCGAGCTTTCGGCCGTCCGGCACCAGCCTGAGGGGTTGGAGCAGCTGCAGGCGCAGACCAAGTTCACCAAGAAGGAGCTGCAATCCCTCTACCGAGGCTTCAAGACG GAGTGTCCCAGCGGCCTTGTAGACGAGGAGACCTTCAAGCTTATTTATTCGCAGTTCTTCCCCCAGGGAGGTGAGTTGGGGGCCCCTGaggccggcgcggggctggggaAAGCCGGGGGGAGACACTCCAATCCTTTATCCCTTTGCCATCCGCACAAAATGTCCCAAAATCCCAAGCCGGGCGGGTGCCGGAGAGCCGCGGCCTCGGCGTTTCAGCGGCTCGCGCCTCTCTCCCCGCGCAGACGCCACCACGTACGCTCACTTCTTGTTCAACGCCTTCGACGTGGACGGCAACGGAGCCATCTGCTTTCAG GAAATGCTGGAGATAATGAAGTCCATCTACGACATGATGGGACGCTGCACCTACCCCATCCTGAAGGACAACGCGCCCGCGGAGCACGTGGAGATGTTCTTCCAG AAAATGGACAGGAACCGGGATGGCGTGGTGACCTTCGAGGAGTTTGTGGAGACGTGCCAGAAGGTGAGTGGCCTGGGGGGGGAGGCCTtcatcaccatcctcctcctcctcctcttggccAGGCCCCTCCGAGTCCTGTCTCGCTGGTGGGGCAGCAGCCAGGAGCATCCGTCCCCGTCTCCCGCTGCGGGACGCCGTGCTTGGAACGACGGGACGAGGGAGGCGGCGCTTCcatccctctctcctctctcctaggACGAGAACATCATGAGCTCCATGCAGATCTT
- the KCNIP3 gene encoding calsenilin isoform X1, with product MGIQGMELCAVAVVILLFIAVLKQFGILEPISVEDGGDGDFELSAVRHQPEGLEQLQAQTKFTKKELQSLYRGFKTECPSGLVDEETFKLIYSQFFPQGGELGAPEAGAGLGKAGGRHSNPLSLCHPHKMSQNPKPGGCRRAAASAFQRLAPLSPRRRHHVRSLLVQRLRRGRQRSHLLSGNAGDNEVHLRHDGTLHLPHPEGQRARGARGDVLPGGLLLDRQIAEDDEGRGGGPGTASVEADEPGYPAWGGGCHYSEGDGDVPAERLLALQKMDRNRDGVVTFEEFVETCQKVSGLGGEAFITILLLLLLARPLRVLSRWWGSSQEHPSPSPAAGRRAWNDGTREAALPSLSPLS from the exons ATGGGCATCCAGGGCATGGAGCTGTGCGCCGTGGCCGTGGTCATCCTCCTCTTCATCGCCGTCCTCAAGCAGTTCGGCATCCTGGAGCCCATCTCCGTGGAAG ACGGTGGCGACGGCGATTTCGAGCTTTCGGCCGTCCGGCACCAGCCTGAGGGGTTGGAGCAGCTGCAGGCGCAGACCAAGTTCACCAAGAAGGAGCTGCAATCCCTCTACCGAGGCTTCAAGACG GAGTGTCCCAGCGGCCTTGTAGACGAGGAGACCTTCAAGCTTATTTATTCGCAGTTCTTCCCCCAGGGAGGTGAGTTGGGGGCCCCTGaggccggcgcggggctggggaAAGCCGGGGGGAGACACTCCAATCCTTTATCCCTTTGCCATCCGCACAAAATGTCCCAAAATCCCAAGCCGGGCGGGTGCCGGAGAGCCGCGGCCTCGGCGTTTCAGCGGCTCGCGCCTCTCTCCCCGCGCAGACGCCACCACGTACGCTCACTTCTTGTTCAACGCCTTCGACGTGGACGGCAACGGAGCCATCTGCTTTCAG GAAATGCTGGAGATAATGAAGTCCATCTACGACATGATGGGACGCTGCACCTACCCCATCCTGAAGGACAACGCGCCCGCGGAGCACGTGGAGATGTTCTTCCAGGTGGGCTGCTGCTGGACAGGCAGATCGCCGAGGATGATGAGGGAAGAGGGGGGGGCCCTGGCACGGCCTCTGTGGAAGCGGATGAGCCTGGATACCCGgcttggggagggggttgtcactACAGTGAGGGGGACGGAGATGTCCCCGCTGAGCGCTTGCTCGCCTTGCAGAAAATGGACAGGAACCGGGATGGCGTGGTGACCTTCGAGGAGTTTGTGGAGACGTGCCAGAAGGTGAGTGGCCTGGGGGGGGAGGCCTtcatcaccatcctcctcctcctcctcttggccAGGCCCCTCCGAGTCCTGTCTCGCTGGTGGGGCAGCAGCCAGGAGCATCCGTCCCCGTCTCCCGCTGCGGGACGCCGTGCTTGGAACGACGGGACGAGGGAGGCGGCGCTTCcatccctctctcctctctcctag